From the Papaver somniferum cultivar HN1 chromosome 2, ASM357369v1, whole genome shotgun sequence genome, the window ctaaagtaacatttgactttcccaattagaaatcagcctatttttttgaaacatctatttaTAAAAACCGACCTATTATTTAGGAACGGGGGGAGCACGAATTTAGAATACATTGTGTTCATATTTTAAGTGAAGTTGAAATTTAGGACCAACAAATACTATACTTGAGAGCGTAGGAATAGAAAGTCCAAAGCCCAATAACTTTGGTACTCTCATAAAAGCATACCACCGAACGACTGATGCTAGGATGGGTGTGCACACAAGCTGAAGTGAGTATGGTCTAACAATGACCGTTTCGTGTTGTTAGAATCGTTAGGTCAAGCAGTAGCGTGGGCGACAACACTGGCACTGAGAAGGAAAATACTCCCAAAATCGATCTTTTCTTCTAAGCATTTTCGCATTCCCAAATAGGTTATCAAATACTTTATGTGCATCAAAGCTACCAAGCAGTTCtatgataacaaaaagaaaaacaaccccAATACAGATGAACCATCCCAGAAAAAAATTAGCATAGATTCCTACATCCATTAGCTGTTTATGGGCAAACAACTTCAGAATCAGCACGAGCATCGCATCAATGGATGTTGGTACCAGCCAACTTGATGAGAAGCAATAGCTTACAATGAAAATAATttgaaattgataacttgaaaaggataaataatcaaccaatttagtttcttctaccctttgaataaaggaagaacctaaaaatggagattcttctcaaataacttgtaatttctacccaattaaattggaaactataagattatgagaggcatcttgttgatactctagaattagataatctaattccccctagagataacaattaggtttgaaagaaAAGAATCTCTCATTCTTCACACAAATGTTCTAAAACTCAAAACCTCTTTCCTTTAGCCTTATTTCTTCTACTTTATACTAGCACAAAGGGCATACTTGGCATATTCAAAATGATTCTAGGATGGACTATAAATGGTGCTTCAATATCGATATGGGACATCCACAATACATCATCCTTTCCTTCTTTAAACAAATTCGTCCTCGAATTCTTCAAAGCGTATTCTCCACTTGTGCTTGAACTTCTTCCTTGCTTGAAGACAATTCTACCTCTCCACCTTCCATTGTAGTTACTCACCAAATGTAGCACTTTGTGGTCATCGTTGAGAACATCCCCAAATAGTAAAGACACACCAAGTATTTCTTCATTTGTAAATACATCACAACTCCCACATGCGAACTGATTCTGGGTGGTAAAATTACTGGGTTGGTTTGAGATGAAGACCAAAACGGAGACTAATAAAACAAGTACCTTTCACTTACTTAAATAATTAGCTAGTCACTTTCCTTCTAGACGTGCTTCCCACTAATGATGTGGAACATAAGTTTGAACCAGCCATTAAAGTTTGTTAAATTCCATGTTATTAAATGGTAGTATCATTAAACGAAGATAGATTTCGTTGGAATTTTGTATTCACTCGTTGAGTTTGCTAGAGGATAAAGATTCTGATCTAGtggcttagagcaactgcagtggtgcgatcaaaaccaaagatcaaagatcaaaaaaaagatcaaattttgggtttagtccgtgttgtgacgtaacggtacatgattaaaatttcgtcaggcgggcTTTAAAAGTCCGTCCCATTTTTTGtcactttcatcaggcggactttaaaagtccgccccatttttggtAACTTTCATCAGACGGACTTTAAAaatccgcctcattctttttcttttttatttaatttgaattttcatcgggcgtaatttaaatctccgcccgttaacaagcgtactttaaatttacgcccagcaacaagcgtactttaaatttacgcccgactatattagaatttgggatttggtcgcgaccatatttggtctggaatttgatctttggttgggatttgatctttactccgtcccactgtgttacgatctcatcccaaatttttggttatactcgcccactgtggatgctcttaacaagcaaaaacatcaagtatgagCGCGACTTTGTTGATAACATCCAAACGGAGGCACCGTAAAACCTCATAAATGTCTTTGATATTCCAAAATGGAAAAGCGGTTTTGATAATCTATATTTTGATCGGCTGTTTAGACTTTCTTATCCAAACATGACAGACAGTCATGTGTAACCAATAGCTAACTGACACATAAACGTACTAGTTCACCAGCTCGACTGTGAATTTGGTTCACTAACAGTGTTCCTCAAAACATAAAGTATCTTTGTGTTTTGTTTTACTTTCTAGGTATCATCACAGCAATAATCCAAGATATCATAGCTCTTTTAGAAAAAGAGTGAAAGTACTAATAAAACCTTTTAGTCAACAAAGGTTGGCTTACAATATTCTATTCTGTTCCTCCTTGGCCTTATACGTCGCGTGATAGTAGGGCAATTAAGGGCCATGTCTTCCTCCGGACTTGTGCCGGTCTGGTGAAGGTATCATCAATTTGGATTATATgttgatttgattttatttttatgcgGGTAGATTGGTGACGTAAATAGTAAGATTCTTCTAATAAGGATTAGACGCTAAAAACGTGATAAATGAATCCAACTGATATGAAGTAAAAACATTTTAGCGACAAGAAAAAACTATACCgtcagaacaatttttttttttttttttactaaggaTTTCAGAAAGGTTAATGATCCTCTCAACAAAAGGCATCGTCAATGTTAGAGGAACATACTAGTACATAATAGAATTGTTTATCTTGACAAAGGGCAGGTTCATGAGCCACTCAATTAAAGGTGCGTAGCTGTCGCACAACTCTTGTAAAGACCGTCTTGCACAAGATTGCTTTCTCGTATATAACACTACATAATTTTCTAGTGCAAAATTGGTCTTTATAAATTATTACAAAGGTGGTGACAATATAGTATCTTTAGCTCTGCAATCGCAATCTTGTTTTTATCTCTTGGAAGTCGTCGAGTCGTTGGACGTAAAAGCAATAACTCATAGATGCATGCAACTTGCACGAAGTGTAAGTGAGAAACAAAGAATAATTACTGGGTTTTTGACAGTATTGATTCAGGGGGCCAGGGATGCATGTTCGTCTTGTAGGCTTGTAGCCagaaaagaacaatatatttTCCAAGTCAATAGTCAGCTTTGAGTGGCTCTAGTGAAGTGTAGTCAATCACTTGAGTGCATTAGAATTGAGCCAAGCGTGGAGCCAGATGTTGGTGGAGCGCTATAGATTGACTGACTTACTCTAGTGGGTagtttaatttgttgtgccttTCTCGCGCGTAGAAAATACTTTATAATTCTTTTGGATACAAATTTGCTTTTGATTCCTGCTTTTTCAGAAGAAAAGTCAGAAATATAGATCAGAACTAAAAgtattttgtttcataaaaaattaatttttatgtTCCTAAAAATCATTTTGAAATTATTTAACCAAACTAATTTGTTACTAGAAGTCAAAAAGTAATTTTTATATGTGTATCCAAACACTAGATCTACAGGTTTGGTACACCAAAAGAGTACTATGTTTATATGTCGCCACCGTACAGGTCCATGACATTGCACCCGAAACCCATCGTGACCCCTAATGGGTTCACCACTTCTCAATCAAGTGTTTAGAGCTGCGACACATAGGGGTGTAGGGATGTGCGGAAAAACGGTAAATGAATAGCAGCTTCGACTAACTCGTTTGTAAACACATTATGCATCTGATTTACTTCGACTCTAGAAACCGAACAAACATGTCCGGACGAATATTAAAAAGGAGATGGCTCTCTCTCTGCACACCTTAGATTAGGAGGGTTTTTTTAGTGGGAAGCTTGGATGGGTACTATGTCACTTTCTCTTCCTATCGTCTCTTTTTTCGCATTTATCGGATGGTTTTATTTCTGGTTTTGTTCCGCTAAACAGGACAATTATATGAAACTTTTAAACTTCAGTTAGGTATGAAATTGTATCTAACCAAAAACACCTCCGACTCAAATGTATTAGGCAATGTTTGATAGTACAGAAAGGAAACAATTTCATGAAAAGTATTTCTATGGAATCAGTTTCCTGGAGGAAGCAAGGAAAGATTTTCCATGAAATTCTACAAAACTGAGTTTAAAACGTACTTTAAACCATATTTTATtgtaattccatgaaaacatagttttgacaacaaaaAACAAATTATTTCCatgaaaaaatgatcaattcgGTAGAATTAACTCCCATCAAACACAACCTTAAGGGAATCAAGCCTCGAAGCAGTGAATCAAGACTCCGACACCCAGAGAGATTTTTAAACAAAGCAAGCCACTTCTATATTACTTCTTCCCTAACCATCATTTTGTCAGCACTAAACATGCACTAAGTAGATTTACTTGACTAAACAAACCAATCATAAACTAAAGAGTAAAGGCCAAACACAAAATCGTAATTAAACTACTAAACTTTATCCATCCACCATCAGCATTTCCCCATATAAACTAAAACCGTTGAAATTCATTTTTGTAGATTTCACACTACCAAAGACTTTCCCGGCAAAACACCAGAGCTCTGCCTCGATGTCGAAAACACCCTCAAACCCTTATCAAATTTTCAAATTATACCCTCCCTgtgttcttctccttcttctcttccTCAATGTCACAGTAGCTTCTGATGAAGAACAATCAATCTTACTGAAACTCAAACAACAATGGAAAGACCCACCATCTCTTGATTCCTGGaaaacttcatcttcatcttcttcagctCATTGTGAGGATTGGGAAGGAGTCTATTGTGATGAAAATAACTCTGTAACAAGTATTATACTTGTTGAGAAAAATATCACTGAAAAAATCCCATCTTTTCTCTGCGATTTGAAAAATCTTACTGAAATTGACTTTTCATTGAATTATATTCCTGGAAATTTCCCAGATTTTCTTCTTCGAAATTGTACTAATTTGGTAAAGCTGGATCTTTCTCAGAATTGGTTGGTTGGTCAAATTCCTTCTGATATTGATAGGTTacttgttcttgaagagttgaatctTGGTGCAAACAATTTCACCGGCGATATTCCAAAATCAATTGGGAAAATCTCAGGGTTAAAGACACTTTCACTTCATATGAATCTTCTCGATGGATTAATTCCAGAAGAAATAGGTAATCTTTCTAACTTAGAATTTCTGGGTTTAGCTTATAATCCATTTTCAGAGTGGAAAATTCCATTGGGTTTTGGTAAATTGAAGAAATTAAAGGAATTCTGGGCTGCGGATGTGAAACTAATTGGAGAAATTCCTGACACTGTTGGTGATTTAATTGATCTTGAAACATTAGATCTTAGTACTAATCAACTGGATGGAAAAATACCTGATCAGTTATTTTTGCTCAAGAACTTATCTAATTTATATCTCTATGACAATAAATTATCCGGTGAAATACCTGTGAAGATGGAGTGTTTAAATTTAGTTGATATTGATATATCGATGAATCAGTTGACCGGAACATTACCGCATGATCTCGGGAAGTTGAAGAAGCTGGTGCACTTATTGTTATATCGTAATCAATTGTCGGGAGAAGTTCCGGCTAGTATCGGAAAGCTTCCATCTTTGAAACAAATACGGCTTTTCACAAACAAACTTAATGGAAGTTTACCGGAAGATATGGGTTTGTTTGCGAAGCTTGAAGCTCTTGAAGTGGCAGAAAATGAGCTGACAGGAAACTTGCCGGAGAATCTTTGTGCTGGTGGTGAATTGATTGGAATTTCTGCTTACGTGAATAATTTCAGTGGAGGGGTATCAAAAGTACTGGAGAAGTGCAATAGTTTGACGGTGCTTCAGCTGTATGGGAATAGATTTGCTGGGGAATTTCCTGCTGGTATTTGGTCGCTGAAGAATTTGTCTATCGTAATGATAAGCGACAATTTGTTTACAGGTACTCTACCTGATGAGTTTGCTGCCAACTTAACTCGAGTTGAAATTAGTAATAACATGTTTTCAGGTGGTATTCCGAAAGAAATGTCGCAGTCGATGAATCTAGCTGTGTTCAAGGCGAAGAACAATCGATTATCTGGTGAGATTCCTGGAAAATTAACTGGACTCTCTAAGCTGCTTACTTTATCACTTGAAGGAAATCAACTTTCAGGTCCAATTCCATCTCACATAATCTCTTGGAGTGCTCTCATTTTCTTAAACCTC encodes:
- the LOC113349247 gene encoding receptor-like protein kinase HSL1 — encoded protein: MSKTPSNPYQIFKLYPPCVLLLLLFLNVTVASDEEQSILLKLKQQWKDPPSLDSWKTSSSSSSAHCEDWEGVYCDENNSVTSIILVEKNITEKIPSFLCDLKNLTEIDFSLNYIPGNFPDFLLRNCTNLVKLDLSQNWLVGQIPSDIDRLLVLEELNLGANNFTGDIPKSIGKISGLKTLSLHMNLLDGLIPEEIGNLSNLEFLGLAYNPFSEWKIPLGFGKLKKLKEFWAADVKLIGEIPDTVGDLIDLETLDLSTNQLDGKIPDQLFLLKNLSNLYLYDNKLSGEIPVKMECLNLVDIDISMNQLTGTLPHDLGKLKKLVHLLLYRNQLSGEVPASIGKLPSLKQIRLFTNKLNGSLPEDMGLFAKLEALEVAENELTGNLPENLCAGGELIGISAYVNNFSGGVSKVLEKCNSLTVLQLYGNRFAGEFPAGIWSLKNLSIVMISDNLFTGTLPDEFAANLTRVEISNNMFSGGIPKEMSQSMNLAVFKAKNNRLSGEIPGKLTGLSKLLTLSLEGNQLSGPIPSHIISWSALIFLNLSQNHLSGEIPEAIGQLPSLIELDLSENLLSGEIPLEIGQLNPTFLNLSSNRLTGRIPFQVDNFAFDKSFLNNSGLCGHNLEPIVPSCISKPYQNPNKSSSKVLIVVLIITAVICLGVVSFGLFAFRDFRRKRNERDISTWKLTSFHRLQFTESDILSSLTENNMIGSGGSGKVYRVDISGIEESVAVKKIFNKGKLDKQLEKEFQAEVQILGTIRHLNIVKLLCCVACDNSMLLVYEYMENRSLDQWLHAKKRGFSNSGSARRAALDWPTRLQIAIGAAQGLCYMHDSCSPAIIHRDVKSSNILLDHEFRAKIADFGLAKLLDKHGEPQTMSAMAGSFGYFAPEYGYTRKVNEKVDVYSFGVVLLELATGREANRADEHMGLVEWARCQFDEGKSITDAFDEEIKEPCYLDEISSVFKLGLVCTGTSPSTRPTMNEVLEILLQCGPQQGFHGVKNTMKTEEDVNPLLVDERNLFNHKGSKGSRRSVRHSDDCDDSLVCNNV